The genome window GGCTCGCCCAACCTGCACGCGAGCACACCGGTGCAGTTTCCGGTGGGGAACGCGCTGCTCACCAGTGGCTACAACGCACCGACCTTCGGCGATATCGACAACGACGGTGATCTCGATCTTGTGATGGGTGTCATCGGGGGCGCCTACCGGCCGAGCACGACGGCAGTCAATAACCTCTACCTGCTCGAGCAGACCGCGAAGGGGCAATTCAGCGTGCGGACCTCGCGGCTGATCTCGATGATCGACGTGGGCAGCGAGTCGTCGCCGACCCTCGGCGACGTCGACGGCGACGGCGATCTCGACCTGCTCATCGCCAACAAGATCGCCCCCGACAACAACGAGATCGGTACCGTCACCTGGTTCGAAAACGTCGGCACCACCAAGGCGCCGGCCTTCCGTGATCGCGGCGTGCTGCCGCTGGCGACCGAGTTCCATTCGGCGCCGGCCCTCGCCGATCTCGACGGCGACGGGCTCCCCGACCTGGTGCTCGGCACCTGGCGCGACAAGGTGAAGTGGTATCGCAATAGCGGCACGCGTCAGGCGCCGAGGTGGACCCTCGCCGACTCCGCCCTGATCACCCTGACCCGCGGCAGCAACGCCGCACCGACGCTGGGTGATATCGACGGGGACGGGCTGCTCGACCTGGTGGTGGGTGAGGCGTCGGGGGAGATCAATCTCTACCGTAACGTCGGGAGCAAGACGACACCGAAGTTCGAGCTCGTGAGTGATCGTTTCCTGTCGCTCGACGTCGGCCGGCGGAGCACACCGGTGCTCGCCGATCTCGATGGCGATGGCAAGCTCGACCTGCTCATCGGCAGCGAGGAGGGCGGGGTGCAACTCTGGCGGAACACGGGGGCGAAGGGCGAGTTCAGCTTCACCCGTGACACTTCCTTCGTGCTCCCCACGTTCGATCTGTCGGCGCCTGCGGTCGGCGATCTCGACGGCGATGGCGATCTCGATTTCTTTGTTGGTGTTGGCAGCGGTGGGCTGCTCTGGTTCGAGAACCGGACGCCGCACCCGTAGGTCCGGTCGTTCCTTCAACTGCAGGAGCAAGACTATGGCTTCATGGACTCTTCGTTCGCGTCCGATCGTGGGCGCACTCGTTCTCACTACGCTGGCTACGCTTCCGGCGGTCGCTGGGCCGGGCGATCTGGTGCGCGAACGCGCCCAGTTCGGGCAGAGCGTGGCCGTGGTCGGCGATGTGGTCTATGTGGCCGAGCCTGGCGCCGGAAGTGCGGGCGGGGTCGTGCGGCTCTATCGTCGTGGCCCTGCAGGGTGGCGCGTCATCGAGACGGTCAAGTCGCCGATCGGCAGCCCGAGCGACGGGTTCGGCTATTCGATGGGGGTGAATGGCAAGTCGTTGCTGGTCACTGCGCTGAACGGACAGACCGGCAAGGGCGGGACGATCACCACCTACGCGCGTACCGCAAGCGGCGCCTGGGCCAGGACCGGAACGCTGAACTCCACTGATCCGAGCGTGAATCACTTCTTCGGCGCCGCGATCGCCCTCAACGGTGATGAGGCCGCAGTTGGTGCAACGCGCGAGGGCGCCGGAACGGTCCACCTTTACAAGCGTGGCGCCGATGGCACCTGGCAGGAGACCGGCACCCTCAAGCCGCCCGAGGCGAAGGCGCTCAACCACCGTTTCGGTTCGGCGATTTCGTGGCAGGGCGACTGGATTGCCGTGGGCGCGGGGAGCCGCGACAGCACGATCGGCACGGCATACCTCTACCATCGCGGCAGCAACGGCCAGTGGGGGCCTGCTGTCCCGGTGACGACGGCGAGTTTCGGGGCGGAGCCTTCCTTCGGTCAGGCAATCCTGCTGGAGAAAGATGAGCTCTTTGTCGGAGCGCCCGGTGCCAATCACAATAGCGGTGCGGTGATGGTGTTCCGCCGCGATGCGAAGAGCGACCAGTGGCAGCCCGGGGTGGCGCTGTCCCCATTCGGGGTCGCACCTGCCTTCGGCGGCAACGTGGCCACGTTCGGCACCGCGATGGCCATGGTCGGAAACGAACTCTGGGTCGGCGCACCAAACGCCGATCGGCGTGGTGGTGTCTACCGGCTTGAGCGTCGCGGCAGTGAATGGATCGGCAGCTCGCGCCTGACCATCGATTCAGTGAGTGCCAACGCGGGGTTGGGCTCGGCCCTCGCGACCAGCGGTTCGGTCGCCGCCGTCGCGATGCCGCAGGATGCCGGCTCGGGCACCGTGGTCTTTCTCAGCAAGAATGCCGCAGGAAACTGGTCGACCACCGGTCGTGCCTTCATCGCCACGACCGAGTTTGCCTCCGTGACCGGCGCTGAGGTGCAGTGCGGCGCTGGGAAGGCGAAGGAGTTCAGCTGTGGCAATGCCTCGCTGCTTTCGTTCCTTCCGATCTCGCAGGTTGGCGGGGTCCGTGGGACGCAGATG of Gemmatimonadota bacterium contains these proteins:
- a CDS encoding VCBS repeat-containing protein, coding for MMAVRHGVATLLASIATLAAPLAAQTPRAWQFVQRVDGMPVADSAGIPMPQPFLGGFDVPRPQLVDIDGDGDLDLFIQERGSQLMFFENVGGKYVWRSARYQDLAVGEWFRFVDLDHDGDLDLMGELKNSFIRIWRNDGSRTAPRFAAMPDSLRDVDGKAIFADPQNILNTVDIDCNGKLDLFIGRVSGTVDRYEEDGKNPDGMPRFRFLAERWEGIEIIGGVAGADGVTTRPTMHGANTMAFADVDGDGDPDLYWGDFFEPGLLQIENVGTCGSPNLHASTPVQFPVGNALLTSGYNAPTFGDIDNDGDLDLVMGVIGGAYRPSTTAVNNLYLLEQTAKGQFSVRTSRLISMIDVGSESSPTLGDVDGDGDLDLLIANKIAPDNNEIGTVTWFENVGTTKAPAFRDRGVLPLATEFHSAPALADLDGDGLPDLVLGTWRDKVKWYRNSGTRQAPRWTLADSALITLTRGSNAAPTLGDIDGDGLLDLVVGEASGEINLYRNVGSKTTPKFELVSDRFLSLDVGRRSTPVLADLDGDGKLDLLIGSEEGGVQLWRNTGAKGEFSFTRDTSFVLPTFDLSAPAVGDLDGDGDLDFFVGVGSGGLLWFENRTPHP
- a CDS encoding choice-of-anchor B family protein, which encodes MASWTLRSRPIVGALVLTTLATLPAVAGPGDLVRERAQFGQSVAVVGDVVYVAEPGAGSAGGVVRLYRRGPAGWRVIETVKSPIGSPSDGFGYSMGVNGKSLLVTALNGQTGKGGTITTYARTASGAWARTGTLNSTDPSVNHFFGAAIALNGDEAAVGATREGAGTVHLYKRGADGTWQETGTLKPPEAKALNHRFGSAISWQGDWIAVGAGSRDSTIGTAYLYHRGSNGQWGPAVPVTTASFGAEPSFGQAILLEKDELFVGAPGANHNSGAVMVFRRDAKSDQWQPGVALSPFGVAPAFGGNVATFGTAMAMVGNELWVGAPNADRRGGVYRLERRGSEWIGSSRLTIDSVSANAGLGSALATSGSVAAVAMPQDAGSGTVVFLSKNAAGNWSTTGRAFIATTEFASVTGAEVQCGAGKAKEFSCGNASLLSFLPISQVGGVRGTQMNDNWGWTDSLSGKEYALLGRTDGTAFVDVSDPSHPRYLGNLPLTEGANPAAWRDIKTYKGYAFIVSDGAGPHGMQVFDLKRLRSVTTPKVFTADYIYRNINSAHNIVINEQSGFAYAVGASSGGETCGGGLHMIDIRDPLSPKFAGCFQDTKTGINKTGYSHDAQCVTYHGPDARYTGKEICIGSNETGISVADVTDKSHTVAIAHAAYPDVQYAHQGWFTDDHRYFYLNDEGDETNAAADTTGKLEAAKGTRTMIWDMSKLDDPVMTATYVGTTKSIDHNLYVKGNRLYEANYSSGLRIMDISDPKKPREVGFFDTYPADDAVQFTGAWSTYPYFKSGTIIITSIGEGVFFVKDRTQAVP